The Halobellus sp. MBLA0158 genome has a window encoding:
- a CDS encoding 30S ribosomal protein S17e, translating into MAIKPKYVKQLGKLLLEKYPEAFNTDFETNKESVATLTNVESKGVRNRIAGYITRKKGGSDPSSSASA; encoded by the coding sequence ATGGCGATCAAACCCAAGTACGTCAAACAGCTCGGGAAGCTCCTCTTAGAGAAGTATCCCGAGGCGTTCAACACGGACTTCGAGACGAACAAGGAAAGCGTCGCGACGCTCACGAACGTCGAATCGAAGGGCGTCCGCAACCGGATCGCGGGCTACATCACGCGGAAGAAGGGCGGCTCGGACCCCTCCTCGTCGGCTTCGGCGTAA
- a CDS encoding sodium-dependent transporter gives MSQRETWATRAGFILAAVGSAVGLGNIWQFPFKTSEYGGATFLVVYLIAALGIGLPAMLAEFVIGRKSNLNAISAFEKLGHGNWKWVGVLGVGTGFWILSYYSVVGGWVLRYLGGSLTGAYFADPAGYFGSISAGLDALVLHAVFIALVVAIVAGGVEEGIEKATKLMVPSIVVILGVLAVWVVTLPGAAPGYGYFLSPDLSTLSLSVSFDPLPSFSGPLTDVIPFAVSQAFFSLSLGMGAMITYASYVGEDQSLFSDSLTVVVLNSAVGVLAGLVVIPLLFVQGIEPGSGGAGALFVSLATAFGELPAGRLVGVVFFAVVLIAALSSAISLLEVVTSYVVDNYGARRPRIASALGALIFLLGIPSAIDTAWLGWFDTLAYQLLLPLSVLGVLVFTGWVYGRPAVAELLSGSSLGEGVGLTWLWLARTIVILAVLLTLWLGVQTLFVDGAIVPPI, from the coding sequence ATGAGCCAACGAGAGACCTGGGCGACCCGCGCGGGGTTCATCCTCGCGGCCGTCGGCTCGGCGGTCGGACTGGGCAACATCTGGCAGTTCCCGTTCAAGACCTCCGAGTACGGCGGCGCGACGTTCCTCGTCGTCTACCTGATCGCGGCGCTCGGCATCGGCCTCCCGGCGATGCTCGCGGAGTTCGTCATCGGCCGGAAGAGCAACCTCAACGCCATCAGCGCCTTCGAGAAACTGGGCCACGGCAACTGGAAGTGGGTCGGCGTCCTCGGCGTCGGCACCGGCTTCTGGATCCTCTCGTACTACAGCGTCGTCGGCGGCTGGGTCCTCCGCTACCTCGGCGGCAGCCTCACCGGCGCGTACTTCGCGGACCCGGCGGGCTACTTCGGGTCGATCTCGGCCGGCCTCGACGCCTTAGTCCTCCACGCGGTGTTTATCGCGCTCGTCGTCGCGATCGTCGCCGGCGGCGTCGAGGAGGGCATCGAGAAGGCGACGAAGCTGATGGTGCCGAGCATCGTGGTCATCCTCGGCGTGCTCGCGGTGTGGGTGGTCACCCTCCCCGGCGCCGCGCCGGGCTACGGCTACTTCCTCTCGCCGGACCTCTCGACGCTCAGCCTCTCCGTCTCGTTCGATCCGCTGCCCTCCTTCAGCGGCCCGCTCACGGACGTCATCCCCTTCGCGGTGAGCCAGGCGTTCTTTTCCCTGTCGCTGGGGATGGGCGCGATGATCACCTACGCCTCCTACGTCGGCGAGGACCAGAGCCTCTTCTCTGACAGCCTCACGGTCGTCGTCCTCAACAGCGCCGTGGGCGTGCTGGCGGGCCTGGTCGTCATTCCGCTGCTGTTCGTCCAGGGGATCGAACCCGGCAGCGGCGGCGCGGGCGCGCTGTTCGTCAGCCTCGCGACGGCCTTCGGCGAACTGCCCGCCGGCCGGCTGGTCGGCGTCGTCTTCTTCGCCGTCGTGTTGATCGCGGCGCTCTCGTCGGCGATCAGCCTCCTGGAGGTCGTCACCTCCTACGTCGTCGACAACTACGGCGCGCGGCGACCGCGGATCGCCAGCGCGCTCGGCGCGCTGATCTTCCTGCTCGGGATCCCCTCGGCGATCGATACGGCGTGGCTCGGATGGTTCGACACGCTCGCGTACCAGCTGCTCCTGCCGCTGTCGGTGCTCGGCGTGCTCGTCTTCACCGGCTGGGTGTACGGCCGGCCCGCGGTCGCGGAGCTCCTCTCGGGCTCGTCGCTCGGCGAGGGCGTCGGCCTGACGTGGCTGTGGCTCGCGCGGACGATTGTGATTCTCGCGGTCCTGCTGACGCTGTGGCTGGGCGTCCAGACGCTGTTCGTCGACGGCGCGATCGTGCCGCCCATATAA
- a CDS encoding acyl-CoA carboxylase subunit beta translates to MEDRIEELREKRVRALKGGGEERIEAQHDKGKMTARERIDYFLDDGTFNEIDQLRTHRNHNFGMEEKQLPGDGVVTGYGEVDGRKTFVFAHDFTVFGGSLGEVLAEKITKVMDKAVEVGAPVVGLNDSAGARIQEGVQSLAGFGEIFRRNTEASGVVPQISAIMGPCAGGAVYSPALTDFTFMVKDTSHMFITGPDVIKTVTGEEVSFEELGGAVTHASTSGVAHFACESEEEALDDIRRLLSYLPPNNVEDPPRVEPWDDPERADESLNDVVPDEPRKPYDMHDVIGGVLDSDSFFEVHEGFAKNVVVGFARLDGHSVGVVANQPRVNAGTLDIEASEKASRFVRTCDAFNVPIVTFVDVPGFLPGTDQEHNGIIRHGAKLLYAYSEATVPLLTVITRKAYGGAYDVMASKHLGADANYAWPTAEIAVMGPQGAVNILYDDELAAADDPDARRDELIEEYREEFANPYTAADRGFIDAVIEPPETRARLVSDLELLRSKRDSLPEKKHGNLPI, encoded by the coding sequence ATGGAGGACCGGATCGAGGAGCTACGCGAAAAGCGCGTGCGCGCGCTGAAAGGCGGCGGCGAAGAGCGGATCGAGGCCCAACACGACAAGGGGAAGATGACCGCCCGCGAGCGGATCGACTACTTCCTCGACGACGGGACCTTCAACGAGATCGACCAGCTCCGCACCCACCGGAACCACAACTTCGGGATGGAGGAAAAGCAGCTGCCGGGCGACGGGGTCGTGACCGGCTACGGCGAGGTGGACGGACGAAAGACGTTCGTCTTCGCCCACGACTTCACCGTCTTCGGCGGCTCGCTCGGCGAGGTCTTAGCGGAGAAGATCACGAAGGTGATGGACAAGGCGGTGGAGGTCGGCGCGCCGGTCGTCGGCCTCAACGACTCCGCGGGCGCCCGCATCCAGGAGGGCGTCCAGTCGCTCGCGGGCTTCGGCGAGATCTTCCGCCGCAACACGGAGGCCTCGGGCGTCGTCCCGCAGATCTCGGCGATCATGGGACCCTGCGCCGGCGGCGCGGTCTACTCGCCCGCGCTCACCGACTTCACGTTCATGGTGAAGGACACGAGCCACATGTTCATCACCGGCCCCGACGTGATCAAGACGGTCACGGGCGAAGAGGTGAGCTTCGAGGAGCTCGGCGGCGCCGTCACCCACGCCTCCACCTCCGGGGTCGCGCACTTCGCCTGCGAGAGCGAGGAGGAAGCCCTCGACGACATCCGCCGGCTGCTGTCGTATCTGCCGCCGAACAACGTCGAGGACCCGCCGCGCGTCGAGCCGTGGGACGACCCCGAGCGCGCCGACGAGTCGCTGAACGACGTGGTCCCCGACGAGCCCCGCAAGCCCTACGATATGCACGACGTGATCGGCGGCGTCCTCGACTCCGATTCCTTCTTCGAGGTCCACGAGGGCTTCGCGAAGAACGTCGTGGTCGGCTTCGCCCGGCTGGACGGCCACTCGGTCGGCGTCGTCGCCAACCAACCGAGAGTCAACGCCGGCACGCTCGACATCGAAGCCTCCGAGAAGGCCTCGCGGTTCGTCCGCACCTGCGACGCGTTCAACGTCCCGATCGTCACCTTCGTCGACGTCCCCGGCTTCCTCCCCGGCACGGACCAGGAGCACAACGGCATCATCCGCCACGGCGCGAAGCTCCTGTACGCCTACTCCGAGGCGACGGTGCCGCTCTTGACTGTGATCACCCGGAAGGCCTACGGCGGCGCCTACGACGTGATGGCCTCCAAGCACCTCGGCGCCGACGCCAACTACGCGTGGCCGACCGCCGAGATCGCAGTGATGGGGCCGCAGGGCGCGGTCAACATCCTCTACGACGACGAACTGGCCGCGGCGGACGACCCCGACGCGCGCCGCGACGAACTAATCGAGGAGTACAGGGAGGAGTTCGCGAACCCCTACACCGCCGCGGACCGGGGCTTCATCGACGCGGTCATCGAGCCGCCCGAGACCCGGGCGCGGCTCGTCTCGGACCTCGAACTGCTCCGCTCGAAGCGCGATTCCCTCCCCGAGAAGAAACACGGGAACCTCCCGATCTGA
- a CDS encoding type II toxin-antitoxin system HicB family antitoxin, with the protein MATSTWEGDDHEDEIRLWREGDGWIAKDVETGVTTQGPSRSAALANLDDAVALYEGERGREPTDEELKAAGIDPEDNTTGEREPPDALK; encoded by the coding sequence ATGGCAACTTCGACGTGGGAGGGCGACGACCACGAAGACGAGATCCGCCTCTGGCGTGAGGGCGACGGGTGGATCGCCAAAGACGTTGAAACGGGAGTTACGACGCAGGGGCCGTCACGAAGTGCGGCATTGGCAAATCTCGATGACGCCGTGGCCCTTTACGAGGGCGAGCGTGGCCGCGAGCCGACAGACGAGGAACTGAAAGCGGCCGGCATCGATCCGGAGGACAACACGACCGGCGAACGCGAACCGCCGGACGCCCTGAAGTAA
- a CDS encoding Lrp/AsnC family transcriptional regulator, with amino-acid sequence MDDLDRQILDILRRDARTPYTEIAEQVGTSEGTVRNRVERLLEEGIIERFTVSTSTGNIKAMIEVSVKVDVDTTEITDQMTEWDQVDFVWQVSGEEDVVLVVDAADTQAVNDLITRARELDEVKNTKTRLILDEQLGRSP; translated from the coding sequence ATGGACGACCTCGATCGCCAGATCCTCGACATCCTCCGACGCGACGCCCGGACGCCCTACACGGAGATCGCCGAACAGGTCGGGACCTCCGAGGGAACGGTTCGGAACCGCGTCGAGCGCCTCCTGGAGGAGGGCATCATCGAGCGCTTCACCGTCTCGACGAGCACGGGAAACATCAAGGCGATGATCGAGGTGTCGGTGAAGGTCGACGTCGACACCACGGAGATCACCGATCAGATGACAGAATGGGACCAGGTCGACTTCGTCTGGCAGGTCTCGGGGGAGGAAGACGTCGTCCTCGTCGTCGACGCCGCCGACACCCAGGCGGTGAACGACCTCATCACTCGCGCGCGCGAACTCGACGAGGTGAAGAACACGAAGACGCGGCTCATCCTCGACGAACAGCTCGGGCGATCGCCGTAG
- the carA gene encoding glutamine-hydrolyzing carbamoyl-phosphate synthase small subunit, which produces MSDAYLALEDGRVIEARGRAPGRTRGELVFTTAYTGYEESLTDPSYEEQVLTFSYPLIGNYGVREERFESDRVHPRAAIAHEFTEDVVEWLHEEDVPAIDHIDTRELVTSIREEGAMKCGIAVGDDVTPADAKAELEQCKGMSEHVDIGKRVTTVEHTTYGEGGDVDVALIDCGAKMSIVESLVERDATVHVLPYDTTSEDLAAVDPDLLFISNGPGDPANFEAAQELVEAHVGELPIAGICLGQQVVARALGGTTEKMDFGHRGVNQPVRDLDSGKVVMTTQNHGYTVGEPGDKLDVKQINVNDDTAEGLANEELDIITRQYHPEAHPGPHDSLGFFDDVLAMTDASQHVVADD; this is translated from the coding sequence ATGTCGGACGCCTATCTGGCCCTGGAGGACGGCCGCGTGATCGAGGCTCGCGGGCGCGCTCCGGGACGGACCCGCGGCGAGCTAGTGTTCACGACTGCGTACACCGGCTACGAGGAGAGCCTGACCGACCCCTCCTACGAGGAGCAGGTGCTCACCTTCTCGTACCCGCTCATCGGTAACTACGGCGTCCGGGAGGAGCGATTCGAGTCCGACCGCGTCCACCCGCGCGCGGCGATCGCCCACGAGTTCACCGAAGACGTCGTCGAGTGGCTCCACGAGGAAGACGTCCCTGCGATCGACCACATCGACACCCGCGAACTGGTCACCTCCATCCGCGAGGAGGGCGCGATGAAGTGCGGCATCGCCGTCGGCGACGACGTCACGCCGGCGGACGCGAAGGCCGAACTGGAACAGTGCAAGGGAATGAGCGAGCACGTCGACATCGGCAAGCGCGTCACCACCGTCGAACACACGACCTACGGCGAGGGCGGCGACGTCGACGTCGCGCTCATCGACTGCGGCGCGAAGATGTCGATCGTCGAGTCGCTCGTCGAGCGCGACGCCACGGTCCACGTGCTCCCCTACGACACCACGAGCGAGGATCTCGCGGCGGTCGACCCCGACCTCCTGTTCATCTCGAACGGCCCGGGCGACCCGGCGAACTTCGAGGCCGCCCAGGAGCTCGTCGAAGCGCACGTCGGCGAACTGCCGATCGCCGGGATCTGCCTCGGCCAGCAGGTCGTCGCCCGCGCGCTCGGCGGCACGACCGAGAAGATGGACTTCGGCCACCGCGGCGTGAATCAGCCGGTCCGCGACCTCGACTCCGGGAAGGTCGTGATGACGACCCAGAACCACGGCTACACCGTCGGCGAGCCGGGCGACAAACTCGACGTGAAGCAGATCAACGTAAACGACGACACCGCCGAGGGCCTCGCGAACGAGGAACTGGACATCATCACCCGTCAGTACCACCCCGAGGCCCACCCCGGTCCCCACGACTCGCTCGGCTTCTTCGACGACGTCCTCGCGATGACGGACGCGAGCCAGCACGTCGTCGCCGACGACTGA
- a CDS encoding sodium-dependent transporter, with amino-acid sequence MTRETWATRAGFILAAAGSAVGLGNIWRFPWVTAENGGSAFLVVYLGIVLLVGVPGLLGEFVVGRRGKKSPVGALRDLSGSRLWGLWGVFYVVTAIALISFYSIVGGWILRYFGESALGLVGARPAYFAAPGQYFGGVAAGLDALAFHLLFLALTALVVFGGVRRGIELGTKVMMPAVLVLLVGLAVWAGARPGAAEAYAFYLRFDLSTVRANFFDVLGPAAGQALFTLSLGAGTMITYASYIDEDRSLPFDGTVIAVLNTLVGVLAGLVVFPLLFSLGVDPAQTAPGPGALFVGLAGAFAQLPAGAVVATAFFGVVVLAALSSSISMLEIPVSFLVDEYGLTRRRAVAVVTGAVVVTGGICAINPTIRGTAVFGFVAGPLVDTLLTAGLAAVLVFVGWVMGRDAVSEFRSGAGDLAGGLATPWLLGAGVALPVFLFFTLLTNFGVDASLGFWPTVAVAVVAGGAAFAGLRTERSLV; translated from the coding sequence ATGACACGTGAGACCTGGGCGACCCGCGCGGGGTTCATCCTCGCGGCCGCCGGCTCGGCGGTGGGCCTCGGGAACATCTGGCGCTTCCCGTGGGTGACAGCCGAGAACGGCGGCAGCGCGTTTCTCGTCGTCTACCTCGGGATCGTACTGCTCGTGGGCGTCCCCGGCCTGCTCGGGGAGTTCGTCGTCGGCCGGCGGGGGAAAAAGAGCCCCGTCGGCGCGCTGCGGGACCTCTCGGGCTCGCGCCTCTGGGGGCTGTGGGGCGTCTTCTACGTCGTGACGGCCATCGCTCTCATCTCCTTTTACAGCATCGTCGGCGGGTGGATCCTCCGGTACTTCGGCGAGAGCGCGCTCGGACTCGTCGGCGCGCGCCCGGCGTACTTCGCCGCGCCGGGGCAGTACTTCGGCGGCGTCGCCGCCGGTCTCGACGCCCTCGCCTTTCACCTGCTCTTTCTCGCCTTGACCGCGCTCGTCGTCTTCGGCGGCGTCCGGCGCGGGATCGAGCTCGGGACGAAGGTGATGATGCCAGCCGTTCTCGTGCTCCTGGTCGGCCTCGCGGTCTGGGCCGGAGCGCGCCCGGGCGCGGCCGAGGCGTACGCGTTCTACCTCCGGTTCGACCTCTCGACCGTCCGGGCGAACTTCTTCGACGTGCTCGGGCCCGCGGCGGGGCAGGCGCTCTTCACCCTCTCGCTCGGCGCGGGGACGATGATCACCTACGCCTCCTACATCGACGAGGACCGCTCGCTGCCCTTCGACGGGACCGTGATCGCCGTCCTCAACACGCTGGTCGGCGTGCTGGCGGGCCTCGTCGTCTTCCCGCTCCTGTTCTCGCTCGGCGTCGACCCGGCGCAGACGGCCCCCGGACCGGGCGCGCTGTTCGTCGGCCTCGCGGGCGCGTTCGCCCAACTGCCGGCGGGGGCGGTCGTCGCGACGGCGTTCTTCGGCGTCGTGGTGCTGGCGGCGCTGTCGTCGTCGATCAGTATGCTCGAAATCCCGGTCTCGTTCCTCGTCGACGAGTACGGCCTCACGCGACGGCGCGCGGTCGCCGTCGTCACTGGCGCAGTCGTCGTGACCGGCGGGATCTGCGCGATCAACCCCACGATCCGGGGTACGGCGGTGTTCGGCTTCGTCGCCGGCCCGCTCGTGGACACGCTCCTGACGGCCGGGCTGGCGGCGGTGCTTGTGTTCGTCGGCTGGGTGATGGGCCGCGACGCCGTCTCGGAGTTCCGCTCGGGCGCGGGCGATCTCGCGGGCGGCCTCGCGACGCCGTGGCTCCTCGGCGCCGGCGTCGCCCTGCCCGTCTTCCTGTTTTTCACGCTCCTGACGAACTTCGGCGTGGACGCCAGCCTCGGCTTCTGGCCGACGGTCGCCGTCGCCGTCGTCGCCGGCGGCGCGGCGTTCGCCGGCCTCCGGACCGAGCGTTCGCTCGTCTAG
- a CDS encoding DUF5830 family protein, whose translation MDDTDSPNSDATAFDDLDRDARVEVGVQLLAHLEVDSLPLSAAVDRIETVTTNPDLTREILDTAELRGVIERENGRLRTRRGGTFVSFDEQVVRRDGDYECRRCGAGLSTGHFVRFESVELGPFGPSCVRKVLGRE comes from the coding sequence GTGGACGATACGGACAGTCCGAACTCCGACGCGACCGCCTTCGACGACCTCGATCGAGACGCGCGCGTCGAGGTCGGCGTCCAGCTCCTCGCGCACCTCGAAGTCGACTCGCTCCCGCTGTCGGCCGCGGTCGACCGGATCGAGACGGTCACGACGAACCCCGACCTCACCCGCGAGATCCTCGATACGGCCGAACTCAGGGGCGTCATCGAGCGCGAGAACGGTCGCCTCCGCACGCGCCGCGGCGGCACGTTCGTCTCCTTCGACGAGCAGGTGGTCCGGCGCGACGGGGACTACGAGTGCCGCCGGTGCGGCGCGGGGCTCTCGACGGGACACTTCGTGCGGTTCGAATCCGTCGAACTGGGGCCGTTCGGGCCGTCGTGCGTGCGAAAAGTGCTCGGACGGGAGTGA
- a CDS encoding acc operon protein — protein sequence MPEDLTERLSLPDDATDEEAAAIAAAVAAHVADGERAAVAAAAAAAASSEPTWDGERWTFAGRVDSTSGRRIRRVPSGAPTDKWTAAGRAERF from the coding sequence ATGCCCGAAGACCTCACAGAGCGGCTGTCGCTCCCCGACGACGCCACCGACGAGGAGGCGGCCGCCATCGCCGCCGCGGTCGCCGCCCACGTCGCGGACGGAGAGCGAGCCGCCGTGGCCGCCGCGGCAGCGGCCGCCGCGTCCTCGGAACCGACCTGGGACGGCGAGCGGTGGACCTTCGCCGGCCGCGTCGATTCGACGAGCGGCCGACGGATCCGGCGGGTGCCCAGCGGGGCGCCGACGGACAAGTGGACGGCCGCCGGACGCGCCGAGCGGTTCTGA
- a CDS encoding HVO_0649 family zinc finger protein: MATSPRSPFERLQSRYSEVDLVCPKCGYDDDGGSWQAVTTGKTVEYRHVCPGCGAIRRRTVSLDHE; the protein is encoded by the coding sequence ATGGCCACATCACCGCGGTCACCCTTCGAACGGTTACAGTCGCGGTACAGCGAGGTCGACCTCGTCTGCCCGAAGTGCGGCTACGACGACGACGGCGGCTCCTGGCAGGCCGTGACCACCGGGAAGACCGTCGAGTACCGCCACGTCTGTCCGGGCTGCGGAGCGATCCGCCGCCGGACGGTCTCGCTTGACCACGAGTGA
- a CDS encoding potassium channel family protein → MTDSDHVVIAGSGRVGHRVARHFADRGRDVTVVDPEPGSAIEDDDVEVVVGDATKPSVLGDAITDQTGVVGALTDKQDTNLVVCMAAKRHATGIRTVARIEEGAGDEYEEYVDQVYFPERASVRAAVNALTGSDVRTLEEVTGDLEILDVRIAYDAPAAGQVVSDALPEGSVVIAEADGHVAVQHSTELIGGRRYLVAADRDVVGEVLRQCRGEEGS, encoded by the coding sequence ATGACTGACTCCGACCACGTCGTGATCGCAGGGAGCGGACGCGTCGGCCACCGGGTGGCCCGACACTTCGCCGACCGGGGGCGGGACGTCACCGTCGTCGACCCGGAACCGGGCAGCGCGATCGAGGACGACGATGTCGAGGTCGTCGTCGGCGACGCGACCAAGCCCTCGGTGCTCGGCGACGCCATCACCGACCAGACGGGCGTCGTCGGCGCGCTGACCGACAAGCAGGACACGAACCTCGTGGTCTGTATGGCCGCCAAGCGCCACGCCACGGGCATCCGGACGGTCGCGCGGATCGAAGAGGGCGCGGGCGACGAGTACGAGGAGTACGTCGATCAGGTGTACTTCCCCGAGCGCGCCAGCGTCCGCGCGGCGGTCAACGCGCTCACCGGCAGCGACGTCCGCACGCTGGAGGAGGTCACCGGCGACCTCGAAATCCTGGACGTCCGGATCGCCTACGACGCGCCGGCGGCGGGCCAGGTCGTCTCGGACGCCTTGCCCGAGGGCTCTGTCGTCATCGCCGAAGCGGACGGCCACGTCGCCGTGCAGCACTCGACCGAACTGATCGGCGGGCGGCGGTACCTCGTCGCCGCCGACCGCGACGTCGTCGGCGAGGTGCTCCGACAGTGTCGCGGAGAAGAGGGGAGCTAG
- a CDS encoding DUF7115 domain-containing protein, producing MSQPEIVQSDLAGEDVVARVDLGGEDELYVTPTRTLLYRAEGLLSDESVEEYPHEAERITVSEGRRKAKVTLDYGLDGEATISLPAKRLDRALPPIVEGVLRANGILDDDEDIERLFRFSELTIVIAGKRVVRHIGGNLWDEDFESYHYGDVTDLAFEDGSVATSVVLTVDGRQERFKAPNEDARAVRAALETTLLSYWEVDSLGELRAAAEPDEPDGEGEPEPEPDRNVSFGDGPDPLIADPAEPEELPENATRESDDGGQGGEPGVQADAGNAPGGSDSATGADQATQHIESSPATEASAGTRSGRQENGSSGASADVPGSEAPRGGSETETETEPETAWADSIQESTGAPSAESPRRGQDAPTTHEEPPRGSGGAESPETGFEGSGFESAAPADEQLREELAELREAVERQNQELRAQRELVEQLIEELRRGR from the coding sequence ATGAGCCAACCGGAGATCGTCCAGAGCGACCTCGCCGGCGAGGACGTCGTCGCCCGAGTCGACCTCGGCGGCGAGGACGAACTGTACGTGACGCCGACGCGGACGCTCCTCTACCGCGCCGAGGGCCTGCTCTCCGACGAGTCCGTCGAGGAGTATCCGCACGAGGCCGAGCGGATCACGGTCTCGGAGGGCCGACGGAAGGCGAAGGTGACCCTCGATTACGGTCTCGACGGCGAAGCGACGATCTCGCTCCCCGCCAAGCGCCTCGACCGCGCGCTCCCGCCGATCGTCGAGGGCGTCCTCCGCGCGAACGGGATCCTCGACGACGACGAGGACATCGAGCGGCTCTTCCGGTTCAGCGAGCTCACGATCGTGATCGCCGGAAAGCGCGTCGTCCGACACATCGGCGGCAACCTCTGGGACGAGGACTTCGAGTCTTACCACTACGGCGATGTCACCGACCTCGCGTTCGAGGACGGGAGCGTCGCCACCTCGGTCGTCCTCACGGTCGACGGTCGACAGGAGCGCTTCAAAGCGCCGAACGAGGACGCCCGCGCGGTCCGAGCCGCCCTGGAGACGACGCTGCTCTCCTACTGGGAGGTCGACTCGCTGGGCGAACTCCGCGCGGCCGCCGAACCCGACGAGCCCGACGGCGAGGGCGAGCCCGAACCCGAGCCGGACAGGAACGTCTCCTTCGGCGATGGCCCCGATCCGCTGATCGCCGACCCCGCAGAGCCCGAAGAGCTCCCGGAGAACGCGACCCGCGAGTCCGACGACGGAGGCCAGGGGGGCGAGCCGGGCGTCCAGGCGGACGCCGGGAACGCGCCGGGCGGGAGCGACTCCGCGACAGGGGCCGATCAGGCCACACAGCACATCGAGTCGTCGCCGGCGACTGAGGCGTCAGCCGGCACGCGGTCGGGCCGTCAGGAAAACGGATCGAGCGGCGCCTCGGCCGACGTTCCGGGATCCGAAGCCCCACGCGGCGGGTCCGAGACGGAGACGGAGACGGAGCCGGAAACGGCGTGGGCGGACTCGATACAGGAGTCCACCGGCGCCCCGTCGGCCGAATCGCCGCGGCGGGGCCAGGACGCCCCGACGACCCACGAGGAACCGCCGCGCGGCAGCGGCGGGGCGGAGAGCCCCGAAACCGGATTCGAGGGCTCGGGCTTCGAGTCGGCCGCGCCCGCCGACGAACAGCTCCGCGAGGAGCTCGCCGAACTGCGCGAGGCGGTCGAGCGACAGAACCAGGAGCTGCGCGCCCAGCGCGAGCTAGTGGAGCAGCTCATCGAGGAGCTCCGACGCGGGCGGTGA
- a CDS encoding type II toxin-antitoxin system HicA family toxin, translated as MGSRTFSGQEVIKVLVNSGGFEWRRTTGDHAQLYYEHPTNEDDRRHVTVPLHDELRVGTLREIAANAGAQDFEEFCDWIDRNS; from the coding sequence ATGGGCAGTCGGACGTTCTCGGGGCAGGAGGTCATCAAAGTTCTCGTCAATTCTGGGGGGTTCGAGTGGCGACGGACCACCGGAGACCACGCCCAACTGTACTACGAGCACCCGACGAACGAAGACGACAGGCGGCACGTGACGGTCCCGCTCCACGACGAGCTTCGCGTCGGAACGCTCAGAGAGATCGCAGCTAACGCGGGCGCACAGGACTTCGAGGAGTTCTGCGATTGGATCGACCGCAATTCGTAG
- a CDS encoding DUF7342 family protein: MPREFGIAESFEDELAAAPADERVYRIALQLHEPARISEIADRADCASDTARRHCERLAEIGVLDSVGDEPVTYRRNEAYFEWRRRDRLTELSSEQRRERLAELTSREREFRDQYGVDDPDAVVATEHADYDELEAVWADLSEWRTVRRRMERLESVRRRTTSDSSSPSQA; the protein is encoded by the coding sequence ATGCCCCGGGAGTTCGGGATCGCAGAGAGCTTCGAAGACGAGCTCGCGGCCGCGCCGGCTGACGAGCGCGTGTACCGGATCGCCCTCCAGTTGCACGAGCCGGCGCGGATTTCGGAGATCGCCGACCGGGCGGACTGCGCTTCCGACACCGCTCGTCGCCACTGTGAGCGGCTCGCCGAAATCGGCGTGCTCGACAGCGTCGGCGACGAGCCGGTGACGTACCGGCGCAACGAGGCGTACTTCGAGTGGCGGAGACGCGATCGGCTGACGGAACTGTCGAGCGAACAGCGGCGGGAGCGACTCGCAGAGCTCACGAGTCGAGAGCGGGAGTTCCGCGACCAGTACGGTGTCGACGACCCGGACGCCGTCGTCGCGACCGAACACGCCGATTACGACGAACTCGAAGCAGTCTGGGCAGATCTCAGCGAGTGGCGGACCGTTCGACGGCGCATGGAGCGGCTCGAATCGGTGCGCCGTCGCACGACGAGCGACTCGTCGTCACCCTCGCAGGCGTGA